The following coding sequences lie in one Arachis hypogaea cultivar Tifrunner chromosome 4, arahy.Tifrunner.gnm2.J5K5, whole genome shotgun sequence genomic window:
- the LOC140184106 gene encoding uncharacterized protein, with the protein MPKKPRYTCISNAGTDKTQHINTGTEHVAEPAQSSSDDEDYDPEADEVDSWDDYVDDLYAEEEVVPRNKSNGRKDMDYWNVVVSDDSITRTMSLSVKEAIVHPPSRKIILEFNEELQSIGQAAELLSGFLGNLGADFQHFPINEDNWKTMDKALKEHAYETIKRTFWYEEDDKEKIKRVMIQRLGKIWKEARNHLFHKVYDEEESFEVNAKRNPSGIDAQQWRWFLHYRLKESTKEMCRQNSQNRLKSLYTHTGGSKTTARLRDEEEKK; encoded by the exons ATGCCTAAGAAACCGCGGTACACCTGTATCTCCAATGCTGGCACTGACAAAACCCAGCATATCAACACTGGGACTGAACATGTTGCTGAGCCTGCCCAAAGTTCTTCGGATGATGAAGATTATGATCCCGAGGCTGATGAGGTTGACTCATGGGATGATTACGTTGATGACTTATATGCTGAAGAAGAAGTTGTACCCCGGAACAAGTCCAACGGTCGCAAGGATATGGATTATTGGAATGTTGTTGTAAGCG ATGATAGCATCACAAGAACGATGAGTTTGAGCGTCAAGGAGGCCATAGTACATCCTCCTAGCAGAAAAATCATTTTAGAGTTTAATGAAGAGTTACAATCGATCGGTCAGGCGGCTGAATTATTAAGTGGGTTTCTAGGGAATCTGGGTGCTGACTTTCAACATTTTCCCATCAATGAAGACAATTGGAAGACAATGGACAAAGCTTTAAAGGAACATGCATATGAGACAATTAAG CGCACCTTTTGGTATGAGGAGGATGACAAGGAAAAAATAAAGCGGGTAATGATTCAAAGGCTAGGAAAAATCTGGAAGGAAGCAAGAAACCACTTGTTTCACAAGGTTTACGACGAGGAAGAGAGTTTCGAAGTAAATGCCAAGCGTAACCCATCAGGAATAGATGCACAGCAGTGGAGATGGTTCCTTCACTATCGCTTGAAGGAATCTACAAag GAAATGTGCAGACAAAATTCTCAAAATCGGTTGAAGTCACTGTATACACATACTGGGGGCTCTAAGACAACAGCAAGGCTAAGGGATGAAGAG GAGAAAAAATAG